In one window of Dokdonia sp. PRO95 DNA:
- a CDS encoding zinc-dependent metalloprotease — protein MKRILLLCLIATFLNVEDSFAQRKELRKRKSKNKKEQVSPPKKANKDAIKSYAEVITKEAVTDSGLFQVHKVKNNFYYEIPFTALEKDMLWVTRIAQIPNGLGGGYMNAGSKTNEQVVHWQRFQNKVLLKIKSYTNVADSTKAISNSVRVNNYEPTLYAFDVAAFNQDSTAVVVDVTKLFSTDVKAISPLSGRLRKQYKVKKLDGSRSFINSVKSFPENIEVKQDFTYDASEPPTERSAESISLQVNQSMILLPEVAMQPRLYDPRVGFFTVNQYDYGSDALKADKKTYIRRWRLEPSDPEAYKRGELVEPVKPIVYYLDSGTPESLKEYIKQGIEDWQKPFETAGFKNAIIAKDAPTPEEDPEFSPEDIRYSVVRYVASTTRNAVGPSVSDPRSGEIIESDIIWYHNHLRSYRNRYLLETGAANPSARTLNTPDEEIGEMMRMVIAHEVGHALGFPHNMAASYAYDVESYRDGAFTQENGIAASLMDYARYNYIAQPGDTNIRFVRQMGPYDHYATNWGYRWLPDSSSPLMEKATLNKWIQEKAGDPRFKFGRQSSSFDPQSQTESIGNDPVKASTYGLKNLRYVAQNLPSWTSDKTNDYGDLEELYGELVGVYSRFVGHVVTNIGGVFEDIKMPSQSGVVYTHLDKAAQKESMSWLQNNLFETPTWLVDPAIMQNIDHAGYAEKVRRAQSRYLNRILSFDRIGRLIDAETTQTDYYSALEMLSDLRNGIWSETSRGTSVDLYRRNLQRSYLDRMEFLMTDQGPRARASRPGFEGTLYYDVSVSDVRPLVRGELGKLRSKLRSARNSNVNTITKYHYEDALARIEQLLDPK, from the coding sequence ATGAAAAGAATACTACTTCTCTGTCTTATTGCCACATTTTTAAACGTTGAAGATTCTTTTGCACAACGCAAAGAATTGAGAAAACGTAAGTCAAAAAACAAAAAAGAGCAGGTCTCACCTCCAAAAAAAGCTAATAAGGATGCAATCAAATCTTATGCTGAGGTAATTACAAAAGAAGCAGTAACAGATTCTGGCTTATTTCAAGTACACAAAGTAAAGAATAATTTTTACTATGAAATCCCATTTACAGCACTTGAAAAAGACATGCTGTGGGTTACTCGTATTGCTCAAATTCCTAATGGACTAGGTGGAGGATACATGAATGCTGGCTCAAAAACTAACGAGCAAGTTGTGCACTGGCAGCGTTTTCAAAATAAGGTGTTACTTAAGATAAAATCATATACAAATGTTGCAGATAGCACCAAGGCAATAAGCAACTCTGTACGAGTAAATAATTACGAACCTACATTATATGCCTTTGATGTAGCAGCTTTTAATCAAGACTCTACTGCCGTAGTAGTAGATGTAACAAAATTATTTTCTACAGATGTAAAAGCAATTAGTCCGCTATCTGGACGCTTGCGCAAACAATATAAAGTAAAGAAACTTGACGGTAGTCGTAGCTTTATCAATAGCGTTAAGAGTTTTCCAGAAAATATTGAAGTAAAGCAAGACTTTACATATGATGCCTCAGAGCCACCTACAGAACGTTCGGCAGAGAGTATAAGTTTACAAGTGAATCAATCTATGATTTTGCTTCCAGAAGTAGCAATGCAACCTAGATTATATGATCCAAGGGTAGGATTCTTTACTGTAAATCAGTATGATTATGGAAGCGATGCCTTAAAAGCAGATAAGAAAACATACATACGTCGCTGGAGACTAGAGCCTAGTGATCCAGAAGCATATAAGAGAGGTGAGCTTGTAGAGCCTGTAAAACCAATAGTCTATTACCTAGATTCAGGAACACCAGAAAGCCTAAAAGAGTACATAAAACAAGGAATAGAAGACTGGCAGAAACCTTTTGAAACAGCAGGTTTTAAAAATGCAATTATCGCAAAGGATGCTCCTACGCCAGAAGAAGATCCAGAGTTTAGCCCAGAAGATATAAGATACTCTGTTGTAAGATATGTGGCGAGTACTACGCGTAATGCTGTGGGACCAAGTGTTTCAGATCCGCGTAGTGGTGAGATTATAGAAAGTGATATTATCTGGTACCATAATCACCTGCGTAGTTATAGAAATAGATACCTTCTTGAAACTGGAGCAGCAAATCCAAGTGCTAGAACTTTAAATACACCAGATGAAGAAATAGGAGAGATGATGCGTATGGTTATTGCCCATGAGGTAGGTCACGCATTAGGTTTTCCTCATAACATGGCAGCTAGTTATGCCTATGATGTAGAGTCTTACAGAGACGGAGCTTTTACACAAGAAAATGGTATTGCAGCTAGTCTTATGGATTATGCTAGATATAATTATATAGCACAACCAGGAGATACAAACATTCGTTTTGTACGCCAGATGGGACCTTATGATCATTATGCGACTAACTGGGGTTACCGCTGGTTACCAGACTCTTCTTCACCGTTAATGGAAAAAGCAACTCTTAATAAATGGATTCAAGAAAAAGCGGGAGATCCTCGTTTTAAATTTGGACGACAGTCTAGTAGCTTTGATCCGCAATCACAGACAGAATCTATAGGTAATGACCCAGTAAAAGCAAGTACCTACGGACTCAAGAACTTGCGCTATGTTGCACAAAACCTTCCTAGCTGGACATCAGATAAAACAAACGACTACGGAGATCTAGAAGAGCTTTATGGAGAGCTTGTAGGTGTGTATAGCAGATTTGTAGGTCATGTTGTAACAAATATAGGAGGAGTTTTTGAAGATATTAAAATGCCTTCACAATCCGGAGTCGTGTATACGCACCTAGATAAAGCTGCGCAAAAAGAATCTATGAGCTGGTTACAAAACAATCTTTTTGAAACTCCTACGTGGCTTGTAGATCCAGCAATCATGCAAAATATAGATCACGCAGGATATGCAGAAAAGGTAAGAAGAGCGCAATCGCGTTATCTTAATAGAATCCTGAGTTTTGACAGAATAGGTCGTCTTATTGATGCAGAGACTACGCAAACAGATTATTATAGCGCATTAGAAATGCTTTCAGACCTTAGAAATGGTATTTGGTCAGAAACTAGCAGAGGCACTTCGGTAGATTTGTACCGTCGTAATTTGCAGCGTTCTTACTTAGATAGAATGGAGTTTTTAATGACAGACCAAGGACCGAGAGCTAGAGCTAGTAGACCAGGTTTTGAAGGAACTCTATACTATGATGTAAGTGTATCAGATGTGCGACCGCTAGTAAGAGGTGAGCTAGGAAAACTGCGTAGCAAACTACGCTCAGCGCGTAATAGCAATGTGAATACGATTACAAAATATCACTATGAAGATGCCCTTGCACGCATAGAGCAATTGCTAGATCCTAAATAA
- a CDS encoding glycoside hydrolase family 16 protein: protein MKNSILLAFLFITILSCKEQNQNNNDLESKIEQVVPSSQEGTETQKLKWSEEFNGTTLDTSQWNYKTGATGWGNEELQNYTDGNNVEVADGSLKIIVKKEGKGQKVGDYTSARITSTQKVQYGHVAIRAKMPDYKGKGIWPALWMLGADITEIGWPQCGEIDVMEYVSKNPDQVLQTIHSVANNHSNGTQISTDFIALPTIEEEFHIYGLLWKEDQLQFYIDSPDNITLTIDRPEDYNNENWPFMKEYYFILNIAVGGNLGGKVDDLIFPASMEVDYVRVYEMD, encoded by the coding sequence ATGAAAAATAGTATTCTTTTGGCATTTCTCTTTATAACAATTTTGAGCTGTAAAGAGCAAAATCAAAACAATAATGACTTAGAGAGTAAAATTGAACAAGTAGTACCCTCTTCTCAAGAAGGAACAGAAACTCAAAAGTTAAAGTGGAGTGAAGAATTCAATGGTACAACTCTAGATACTTCGCAGTGGAATTACAAGACAGGTGCTACTGGCTGGGGAAATGAAGAATTACAAAACTATACAGATGGGAATAATGTTGAGGTGGCAGACGGGTCTCTCAAAATTATTGTAAAAAAAGAGGGCAAAGGTCAAAAAGTAGGTGATTATACTTCTGCTAGAATAACTAGTACTCAGAAAGTGCAATATGGTCACGTAGCTATCAGAGCAAAAATGCCAGATTATAAAGGAAAAGGTATCTGGCCTGCATTATGGATGCTAGGTGCAGATATTACAGAGATAGGATGGCCACAATGTGGTGAGATCGATGTGATGGAATATGTAAGTAAAAATCCAGATCAAGTACTACAAACGATACATAGTGTTGCAAATAATCACTCTAATGGAACACAAATTTCAACAGATTTTATCGCACTTCCTACTATTGAAGAGGAGTTTCATATCTATGGATTATTGTGGAAAGAAGACCAGCTTCAATTTTATATAGATAGCCCTGATAATATAACGCTTACCATAGATCGTCCAGAAGATTATAATAATGAAAACTGGCCTTTTATGAAGGAGTACTATTTTATACTCAATATTGCCGTAGGAGGTAATCTTGGAGGTAAGGTAGACGACCTCATTTTTCCAGCATCAATGGAGGTAGATTATGTACGTGTGTACGAAATGGATTAA
- a CDS encoding HAD family hydrolase: MNNIQTIAFDADDTLWINETFFRDAEDEVCKLLSPYIDYDACQQRLFEMEMRNLSLYGYGIKPFTLSLIECAQEVSERNVTNEIIASIIDIGKEMLNAPVDLIDGIEEVLEKLSDKYKLVVATKGDLLDQERKLEKSGLSKYFHHIEVMSDKQPANYLKLVKHLDIKPDSFLMIGNSLKSDVLPVLEIGGHAFHIPFHTTWAHEQVDIEITHERFKSFKASSDILKHL; encoded by the coding sequence ATGAACAATATTCAAACAATCGCCTTTGATGCAGATGATACCTTATGGATTAATGAAACGTTCTTCCGTGATGCCGAAGATGAGGTGTGTAAGTTACTGAGCCCTTATATAGATTATGATGCATGCCAGCAACGACTTTTTGAGATGGAAATGCGCAATCTCTCTCTTTACGGATACGGGATAAAACCTTTTACTTTATCACTAATTGAATGTGCGCAAGAAGTTTCTGAAAGGAATGTCACTAATGAGATTATTGCAAGCATTATAGATATAGGTAAAGAAATGCTTAACGCTCCTGTAGACCTTATTGATGGTATTGAAGAGGTGCTTGAGAAGCTTTCTGATAAGTATAAACTTGTAGTAGCTACTAAGGGAGATCTTCTCGACCAAGAGCGTAAACTAGAAAAATCTGGACTTTCAAAATACTTTCATCACATAGAAGTAATGTCAGACAAGCAGCCAGCAAATTATCTTAAGCTAGTGAAGCATCTAGATATCAAACCTGATTCTTTTCTAATGATAGGTAATTCATTGAAGTCTGATGTGCTGCCAGTCTTAGAAATAGGAGGTCATGCATTTCATATTCCTTTCCATACTACATGGGCGCATGAGCAGGTAGATATAGAGATTACTCACGAGCGTTTTAAGTCATTTAAAGCTTCTAGCGATATTCTCAAGCATTTATAA
- a CDS encoding hotdog domain-containing protein has protein sequence MNFHTRKWIKPEDLNPNGTLFGGRLLEWIDEEAALYAIIQLENPRTVTKYMSEIDFRSSAKKGDIVEIGIEATAFGTASLTLRCEVRNKMTREIIISIERIVMVGLDEDGKAQAHGKTQIEFVKDRLEK, from the coding sequence ATGAATTTTCACACACGTAAATGGATAAAACCAGAAGACTTAAATCCTAATGGAACACTCTTTGGCGGAAGGCTCTTAGAATGGATTGATGAAGAGGCAGCACTTTATGCCATCATCCAACTCGAAAACCCTAGGACGGTTACAAAGTATATGAGTGAGATAGACTTTCGTTCAAGTGCAAAAAAAGGAGATATTGTAGAAATAGGGATAGAAGCCACGGCGTTTGGCACTGCATCTCTTACATTGAGATGTGAGGTGCGCAATAAGATGACTCGAGAGATTATTATTAGTATTGAACGTATTGTGATGGTAGGTCTCGATGAAGATGGTAAAGCGCAAGCACATGGTAAAACACAAATAGAATTTGTTAAAGATAGACTAGAGAAATAG